The Calditrichota bacterium genome has a window encoding:
- a CDS encoding type II toxin-antitoxin system HicA family toxin yields the protein MDFRTFSKILKLWGFEAVRQKGSHVIFEHKDGRSIAVPNHPGEDLNRPLMRSMLRQIKMSIEDYLDALGKV from the coding sequence ATTGACTTTCGCACATTCTCCAAGATTCTCAAATTATGGGGATTTGAAGCCGTCAGACAAAAGGGAAGTCACGTTATCTTTGAGCACAAAGATGGTCGTTCGATAGCGGTTCCCAATCATCCGGGCGAAGATTTGAACCGGCCTTTGATGCGGAGCATGTTGCGGCAGATCAAGATGTCCATTGAGGACTACCTTGATGCGCTTGGGAAGGTGTAG
- a CDS encoding energy transducer TonB, which produces MTEAGHPQRVPPRGRHLPRQCLGFAGLFSATSCRTKRSMRNLSIIFFILLISSSGYGENLVDSLLVPDSLFAPPAWDGFSDVGSGPELVKDKCPQPQHPPEALKNGIKGFVLVGIHVDSSGHVAEWKILQEEPKGYGFAKAVEDVLPTWQFEPALQGNKPTSTWITIPFKFRLPKKD; this is translated from the coding sequence ATGACAGAAGCGGGGCACCCGCAGCGGGTGCCGCCGCGAGGAAGACACCTGCCGCGGCAGTGCTTGGGGTTTGCCGGTTTGTTTAGCGCCACATCTTGCAGGACAAAACGTTCCATGAGAAATCTGTCCATCATTTTTTTCATACTGCTTATCAGCAGTTCCGGCTATGGCGAGAATCTTGTCGATTCACTCTTGGTGCCCGATTCTCTATTTGCACCGCCTGCATGGGATGGGTTTTCTGATGTAGGGTCTGGCCCCGAACTTGTTAAGGACAAGTGTCCGCAACCTCAGCATCCACCCGAAGCACTCAAGAACGGAATTAAGGGCTTCGTTCTGGTTGGAATTCACGTTGATTCGTCCGGGCATGTGGCGGAATGGAAAATACTCCAAGAGGAACCGAAAGGTTATGGTTTTGCGAAGGCGGTCGAGGATGTCCTTCCAACATGGCAGTTTGAACCGGCTCTGCAAGGCAACAAACCAACTTCAACATGGATTACAATTCCGTTCAAATTTAGGCTGCCAAAGAAAGATTAG